A section of the Parasteatoda tepidariorum isolate YZ-2023 chromosome 6, CAS_Ptep_4.0, whole genome shotgun sequence genome encodes:
- the LOC107456445 gene encoding protein shuttle craft, which translates to MAEPKSSEGRGARADFNPRYFRNQRGMRYNRGHPRNYNSEKKYYQNSDLAATDSSAASNTYEGKERTALRNKSSHQPFSDCSNSSSINEDAIVDNDLPSYVNQRYIPKDATNRLSHGNHSSKAKFRSEEHNNGSSSNAYHSKPLHKFDYRKRISNSTNGESNYAENEQFTQLSTHNPPSTSRNSSTEVRQSWKHSKSKNIPSANTESYKKSDQKLDYDEESKAASQRGEIVDGRYIRRHANKAIPHSRSYNSFESSSNTGNTSLYCSYPPSRDQTHVLKEQQKTYYDFDYNRDYAYESMNHTNDNAKRKTHSNSRKYDAIASPTDVYHYSSGIDDEKKINTSSNRVFNKESRSSKLSRYKENDANQRELLIQHLSKGDCECLVCCESIRVKDQMWHCLSCYHVFHLRCIRKWARSPAATVEDGGWRCPACQSLTSKVPYDYYCFCGKQKNPEINYHITPHSCGEICSRKRPECTHLCKEICHPGPCPTCVIVVQKSCGCGKTFKTTTCKQSNQETCDSICDKTLNCGNHSCKSLCHFGECLPCEAEISQECYCSKESRKVICTKENSVLKYFSCGSVCEKLLKCGHHKCSSVCHSGSCAPCNLTVEAIRTCPCGQTSINELVVTNPASSRKSCEDPVPVCNKICNKTLFCGPKDKNHKCQSSCHVGPCPPCPLSTSRKCRCGANNKEFKCAEISPTFDYTCEKRCSKRKDCGRHKCLNKCCTNAEHRCELVCNKKLSCGNHQCQETCHAGNCPTCWNVSFDELRCHCGESVLYPPIHCGVKPPECSKPCIRSHSCDHEVKHTCHSDETCPPCTSLTVKWCYGHHKQCGSVMCFLDGVSCGMPCQNPLPCGKHECQNTCHSGPCLKPREQCPQVCSTPRTTCGHPCGNHCHDGSCPETPCKAKVTLTCPCGHRSEKTTCYDSTKTYRLMSVSVLASKMQEIKEGQSVNLNDVLGRKSKSSKLQCNEECAVLERNKRLAIALQIQNPDLSCSPGPPSYSEFLKAEAKKSPSFVSDVYSKISDLVQLAKESKQKCRSHSFPPMNRDQRRVVHELAEFFGCETQSYDEEPKKNVVVTAYKTKCWLPFVHIMTVVERDMGFRKGPLPVVIPRDTKNSSGASSAVSNQKKKIDYFDYKE; encoded by the exons ATGGCTGAGCCAAAATCAAGTGAAGGAAGAGGAGCAAGAGCAGATTTCAATCCAAGATATTTCAGAAATCAAAGAGGGATGAGATATAACAGGGGTCATCCAAGAAACTATAACTCTGAGAAAAAATACTATCAAAACTCAGACTTGGCCGCTACTGATAGTTCAGCTGCATCCAATACATATGAAGGCAAAGAAAGAACtgctttaagaaataaatctaGTCATCAACCTTTTTCTGACTGCTCAAACAGTTCTAGCATAAACGAGGATGCCATAGTCGATAATGATCTTCCATCTTATGTAAATCAACGATATATTCCAAAAGATGCGACCAATCGCCTGTCCCATGGAAATCACTCTAGTAAAGCTAAGTTTAGATCGGAAGAACACAACAATGGTTCCAGTAGTAATGCATATCATTCAAAACCActtcataaatttgattatagAAAAAGGATATCGAATTCTACAAACGGTGAATCTAATTATGCCGAAAATGAACAATTTACGCAATTGTCCACTCATAATCCACCTTCTACATCTCGAAATTCATCTACAGAGGTAAGACAAAGTTGGAagcattcaaaaagtaaaaatatacctTCAGCAAATACTGAATCTTATAAAAAGTCAGATCAGAAGTTGGATTATGATGAAGAATCAAAAGCGGCATCCCAAAGAGGTGAAATCGTCGATGGTCGTTATATCAGGAGGCATGCAAATAAGGCTATACCTCATTCACGATCATACAATTCATTTGAAAGCAGTAGTAACACGGGAAACACTTCTTTGTATTGTTCCTACCCCCCTAGCAGAGATCAAACCCATGTTTTGAAAGAACAGCAAAAGACATATTATGATTTTGATTACAATAGGGATTATGCGTATGAAAGTATGAATCATACAAATGATAATGCCAAAAGAAAAACTCATTCGAATTCTCGAAAGTATGATGCAATTGCTTCTCCAACTGATGTTTATCATTACTCGTCAGGAATCgatgatgaaaagaaaataaacacttcatctaatagagtttttaataaagaaagtcGCAGCTCAAAGCTGTCAAGGTATAAAGAAAATGATGCAAATCAAAgag aGTTGTTGATCCAGCATTTAAGTAAAGGCGATTGTGAGTGCTTAGTGTGTTGTGAGTCAATCAGAGTAAAGGACCAGATGTGGCATTGCTTAAGCTGTTACcatgtttttcatttaagatgCATTAGGAAATGGGCACGTTCTCCTGCAGCTACTGTTGaag ATGGAGGGTGGCGCTGCCCTGCCTGTCAGAGCTTAACAAGTAAAGTTCCTTATGACTATTACTGTTTCTGTGGGAAGCAAAAGAATCCTGAGATAAATTACCATATCACTCCTCATAGCTGTGGGGAAATTTGCAGCAGGAAAAGGCCAGAGTGTACTCATCTTTGCAAGGAAATATGTCACCCTGGACCATGCCCTACCTGTGTAATTGTTGTGCAAAAATCTTGTGGATGTGGTAAAACTTTCaag ACAACAACGTGTAAGCAGTCTAACCAAGAAACCTGTGACTCTATTTGTGATAAAACATTAAACTGTGGTAACCATTCTTGTAAAAGCTTATGCCATTTTGGAGAATGTTTACCCTGTGAAGCAGAAATTTCCCAAg AGTGTTACTGTAGCAAAGAGTCACGTAAAGTTATTTGCACTAAAGAAAATTCTGttcttaaatacttttcttgtgGCAGTGTTTGTGAAAAACTGTTGAAGTGTGGACACCATAAGTGCAGTTCTGTTTGCCATTCTGGTTCATGTGCACCTTGCAACCTTACCGTGGAAGCCATCAGGACTTGTCCTTGTGGGCAAACAAGTATAAACGAGCTCGTTGTTACGAATCCAGCTTCATCTCGAAAGTCGTGTGAAGACCCAGTTCCTGTTTGcaacaaaatatgtaataaaactttGTTCTGTGGGCCAAAAg ataAAAACCATAAATGTCAGTCTTCCTGTCATGTTGGACCTTGTCCTCCTTGCCCTCTCAGTACTTCTAGAAAATGTCGATGTGGAGCTAataacaaagaatttaaatgtgCAGAAATTTCCCCAACATTTGATTATACTTGTGAAAAACGTTGTAGCAAACGTAAAGACTGTGGTCGCCATAAATGCCTAAACAAATGTTGCACCAATGCTGAACATAGATGTGAACTggtatgcaataaaaaattatcttgtggTAATCATCAATGCCAGGAAACATGTCATGCTGGCAATTGTCCAACATGCTGGAATGTTA gtttCGATGAGCTTAGATGTCATTGTGGTGAATCTGTTTTATATCCTCCTATACACTGTGGAGTTAAACCACCCGAATGCTCTAAACCATGCATCCGCAGCCACTCTTGTGATCATGAAGTGAAACATACCTGCCACAGTGATGAGACATGTCCACCTTGCACTTCATTGACTGTGAAATGGTGTTATGGTCATCATAAG caatGTGGGAGTGTAATGTGCTTCCTGGATGGAGTTTCATGTGGGATGCCTTGTCAAAACCCTCTCCCATGTGGAAAGCATGAATGCCAGAACACTTGTCACTCTGGTCCCTGTCTTAAACCAAGAGAACAATGCCCTCAAGTATGCTCCACCCCTAGAACTACTTGTGGTCACCCCTGTGGAAATCATTGTCATGATGGTTCATGTCCAGAAACTCCTTGCAAAGCAAAG GTCACCTTAACTTGCCCTTGTGGACATAGAAGTGAGAAAACCACCTGTTATGACAGCACCAAAACCTATAGGTTGATGTCAGTTTCCGTATTGGCTAGCAAAATGCAAGAAATTAAAGAAGGGCAATCTGTCAATTTGAATGATGTTCTTGGAAGGAAATCAAAAAGTAGCAA ATTGCAGTGTAATGAAGAATGTGCCGTTCTGGAAAGAAATAAACGGCTAGCTATTGCTTTACAAATACAGAACCCAGATTTGTCTTGTTCACCTGGCCCTCCAagttattctgaatttttaaaagcagaagCTAAGAAAAGTCCATCATTTGTGTCTGATGTTTATAGCAAAATAAGTGACCTTGTTCAGTTAGCTAAagag TCAAAACAGAAATGCAGGAGCCATTCTTTTCCTCCAATGAACCGAGATCAACGTAGGGTAGTGCATGAACTTGCTGAATTTTTTGGTTGTGAAACTCAGAGCTACGATGAAGAACCCAAGAAAAATGTAGTTGTTACTGCTtataa aacaaaatgttGGCTTCCTTTTGTTCATATAATGACTGTTGTTGAAAGGGACATGGGATTTAGAAAAGGGCCTCTCCCTGTTGTGATTCCACGTGACACGAAGAATTCTTCTGGTGCTAGTAGTGCAGTTAgcaatcaaaagaaaaaaatagattattttgacTATAAAGAGTAg